A genomic region of Antennarius striatus isolate MH-2024 chromosome 4, ASM4005453v1, whole genome shotgun sequence contains the following coding sequences:
- the zgc:101783 gene encoding protein FAM3C isoform X1 yields MPRRQKYKKWGSQCLLILIPLLIVITLMLQRYNNSLNAYNNLDLSSEFLNIFRESSDMQMKQSDGPCKVKLSCPEDQFSFFIQSGAANVVPPKVCLQNELVLGSALNNAGFGINIVLINGKTAEVTKTNHFDMYSGEVKPLIEFLQSIEDGSVVLMVSYDEPSSKLTEEARKLISELGSSVVHSLSFRDNWVFVGGKGAVMKSNFEKHIKNDHNNNKYENWPELIDLQGCIPKYLE; encoded by the exons ATGCCGAGACgacaaaagtacaaaaaat GGGGTTCACAGTGTCTGCTGATCCTGATCCCCCTGCTGATCGTGATCACGCTCATGCTGCAGAGATACAACAACTCCCTCAATG CTTATAATAATCTTGATTTATCGTCAGAATTTCTCAACATTTTCCGTGAGTCCTCTGACATGCAGATGAAACAGTCAG ATGGACCTTGTAAGGTGAAGTTGTCCTGCCCAGAGGATCAGTTCAGCTTCTTCATCCAGAGCGGAGCAGCTAATGTTGTGCCTCCAAAAGTTTGCCTCCAAAACGAGCT GGTTCTGGGGTCGGCTCTGAACAATGCTGGATTTGGGATAAACATCGTTCTAATAAATG GTAAAACAGCAGAGGTCACAAAGACCAACCACTTCGACATGTACAGTGGAG AAGTAAAACCTCTCATTGAGTTCCTGCAGAGCATTGAAGATGGCTCTGTCGTGCTGATGGTGTCCTACGATGAACCTTCATCAAA GCTAACTGAAGAGGCCAGGAAACTGATTTCTGAGCTGGGAAGCTCTGTTGTCCATTCTCTGTCCTTCAGAGATAACTGGGTGTTCGTTGGCGGGAAAGGAGCAGTGATGAAGAGCAACTTTGAGAAG CACATCAAGAATGAccacaataacaacaaatatgAGAACTGGCCAGAGCTCATTGATTTACAAGGATGCATCCCTAAATATCTGGAATGA
- the zgc:101783 gene encoding protein FAM3C isoform X2 has translation MPRRQKYKKWGSQCLLILIPLLIVITLMLQRYNNSLNEFLNIFRESSDMQMKQSDGPCKVKLSCPEDQFSFFIQSGAANVVPPKVCLQNELVLGSALNNAGFGINIVLINGKTAEVTKTNHFDMYSGEVKPLIEFLQSIEDGSVVLMVSYDEPSSKLTEEARKLISELGSSVVHSLSFRDNWVFVGGKGAVMKSNFEKHIKNDHNNNKYENWPELIDLQGCIPKYLE, from the exons ATGCCGAGACgacaaaagtacaaaaaat GGGGTTCACAGTGTCTGCTGATCCTGATCCCCCTGCTGATCGTGATCACGCTCATGCTGCAGAGATACAACAACTCCCTCAATG AATTTCTCAACATTTTCCGTGAGTCCTCTGACATGCAGATGAAACAGTCAG ATGGACCTTGTAAGGTGAAGTTGTCCTGCCCAGAGGATCAGTTCAGCTTCTTCATCCAGAGCGGAGCAGCTAATGTTGTGCCTCCAAAAGTTTGCCTCCAAAACGAGCT GGTTCTGGGGTCGGCTCTGAACAATGCTGGATTTGGGATAAACATCGTTCTAATAAATG GTAAAACAGCAGAGGTCACAAAGACCAACCACTTCGACATGTACAGTGGAG AAGTAAAACCTCTCATTGAGTTCCTGCAGAGCATTGAAGATGGCTCTGTCGTGCTGATGGTGTCCTACGATGAACCTTCATCAAA GCTAACTGAAGAGGCCAGGAAACTGATTTCTGAGCTGGGAAGCTCTGTTGTCCATTCTCTGTCCTTCAGAGATAACTGGGTGTTCGTTGGCGGGAAAGGAGCAGTGATGAAGAGCAACTTTGAGAAG CACATCAAGAATGAccacaataacaacaaatatgAGAACTGGCCAGAGCTCATTGATTTACAAGGATGCATCCCTAAATATCTGGAATGA